The sequence TGAATTAATGTTCTTTTAATGCTATCGTGAGAGATAGAATCAAATGCTTTAAAGAAGTCAAATAGTGTGATGATACCAGGGAGGTTTTTAGATTTGAGGTAGTTGATTAATtcattgatgttgatgatgttgtctATGATGAATCTGTGGGGTACGAAACCagtttggttgttgttgatgatgaaaggAAGTATTCTCAGAAGACGTGCATTGATTACTTTTGAGAGGATCTTGTAATCAGTGTTTAGAAGTGTAATGGGACGACGATTTGATATGAGTAAGGGGTTGCCTTTCTTGTATATTGTGTGTATAAGACCTTCTGTGAATTCTGTTGTGATGTGGTGAGGATTTTCTAGTATATCGTTGAATAATGTAGTGAGAATTGGTTTAACTTGGTTTAAATGATTAATGTAGAATGCATTTGTAACGCCATCTGGACCGGGTGATTTGTTGGGGTTACAGGTTTTAATTGCAGCTTCAACTTCATCTTGTATAAATGGTGAGTCTAAACCATTccaatattcattttttatgatGGGCCATGTGTTTAGCATGAGCTGGTGAGTAATTGGACAACATATTTGTAAGCTATATAGATTTGTGTAGAATTCAACAAACGCATTTTCAATTTGGTCGGGGTCGGATGTAATGATGTTACCATATTggattgattcaatttttgCATCTTTTGATCTTTTGTTTAGTATTGCTGATAGATACTTGCTAGGTATTTCTCcatttatatgtttttttaatatgtttGTGTGGTTTTGAtgtaatttgtttttgttacaTATAATATTGTATTCAGCGATGCATTGTTCTTCAAGATGTTTGAATTTTGCTGCTTTTTCTAATAGTATTTGTTTTGCACGTTGAGTTTGTTTGTCTTTGTTATATTGATAGTTTTTTagagttttaataatttttgattttacttTTGACCAGTTTgtaaattgattgattgatgtGTTATTGTGATTagttattaaatgattgataatattgattgcTTCATGGTCATTTGCAGTACCAGGTGATAATATCCATCTTTTcttatgtttatttatttgaaaaggtgaagaaattgttgttgatattggaTTATGAtctgataatgaagatggaATTTGGTGGACTtgtgtatatatattttcagGGTCTATTCTATTGTATTGAGTATATATTCTATCTAATCTGTTGCCATGTGTATGAGTTGGagtgtttttaaattcacctTGATCAATTAGATGGTGTTGGTATGTGTAGGATTGGATAATATCATCTAATAGTGAATTGTCGTTGTGGATACGATTTTTTCTTGCCAATATATTCTTTTGATTTGCATTGGTGATTGTTTAGTATTGCGAGTAGATTTCTTTGAGTGTTGGTGGTAGTGAAGTTGCATATGAATTCTTTTTGATGGTATTATTTGATGCTGGTGCGTAAATTCCAAGAATACCAATTGGTAATTGATTTGGAAATATAACGTCTGCTAAAATAGCTCTACCATCAATTGTTGATATGTGTTTGAGTTTGAGTGTGTTTGGGTTATGGTTAATGATGATTACACCATTTCCTCGTTTGGTGACAGAGATGATGTGATCGGGAAAATCATGTTTAAGTTgtaatggtgatgaattGAGTTCAGTGAGTATTGAGATTGTTGGACGAGGTGGAAGTTTTGATATAAGTAGTTGTAGTGTGTCAACAGCTTTTTGGTAGGAATTGTGTTGATTGTTTGGGTTTTCAGTGAATCCTCTACAATTCCATGTTATAAAGTTGATTTTTGAGCTCATACCTTACTAGGTTTGGCAGCACCAGTATTGACTGGTTGTGTAGTCAGGGCATTGCTGCTTCTTCTTGTATTTATTGGATTTGGAGTTGGTGCACTTGGTTTGTTTGGTTGAGATTGTAGAGGTTTTTGTGGTACAATTGTTGGATCGGTTGGATTGCTCATTGATAATGAGTTTTTcccgttattattatttgaagaatcACTTTTGtgtgaaatttcattattgtttTGGGATTGATTGTTAATATCAAGTGATTCATTTAGTATAGCTTTTGAACCACTATTTTGAAGTGAGTTTTTATTGCGATTGGAATTTGCAATTTCGTTGATTGGTGGGGTGTTAATGTTGTTTTTTGGTGgttgattgtttttgttcATGTTTGGGTTTGTGATGGCATTTTTTATAGTTGTTGCCATATCTGCATTTTTTGCATGTTGAATTTTGTGTTTAGTGACACTACGTGTTGCAGCTTTGATATATCTTGTGATACCAGATGGTTGTTCGATCTTTTGATCAACAATGTTGTGTGTGTGATCAATTAGATGATATGTTATAATGTAGCTTTTAAACGCAACAGCATATGAGTATGTGACagtaaatgattcaattgatgtACAACTGGTGAATTTAGTGAGGTTGTTTGTAATTGCATCGTTTGCATGTTTGGGTGAGTACGTTTTAATGAATGTTTTAATGATTGCATAATCATTTGATGATATATCGAATCTATAGTTGAGTTTGTCGATATTTAGTGCAAGTTGGTTTTGAAGGTTGATTATTGAAGTTAATTTATCAACGTTGCAATTTACGAAGGCAGTTGCACCAATTATTTTGAATGCTGATGGCGACAGTATATCTTCGAAGAGTTTGTGAATGTTTTtgtgaatttgttgaattcttGTGTCATCTTTTGAGGTTAATTCTTCACGGATGTGTGGTTGATTAAAGTAACACTTAATGTTGATggtgttattgtttttttctaAGAAAGAGAGTGGTCTTGTGATTGATGGAGGTGCAATGATATCTAATTGATTATCAAGTCCTTTGTTTAGTGAGAGTTGGTTTGTTGGGGTTTGTTTTTTAGGTGTGTCGATTTTTGcacttttgttttttgttgttgaggttgtggaggtattatttgtattggtTGTGTTGTTATCTGTATGATTTAACTGTAATTCAGTTGAGTGATCATCAGCCATTGTTGAAAAGTATATAGGACGATAGCCCTTGCTTTAATGAGCAAAAATAGGGTAAAATTAAGAGGAATGAATGTGGCGGTGAAGATATAAcagtgatttatttattatatgtataaattctcgtttatttctttgttttttcggttttttgtttttcaaaagatttttttttaaattctataCAAAGAATCGAACCTACGATCTAATATTTCCGATTTAAAAATGGTTCTACTGAGACTCGAACTCAGATTACAGGATTCAAAGTCCTGGGTGCTAACCAATTACACTATAAAACCTTGatgtttttataattttatatagtAACTATTAtgcttaaaaaaaattttgatgtttaaatttattattttaaatctgGATAAATGAAAGAAAGTTGATCAAGTTACACTTAAGCCTAAAAAAGAGGTAGGGctacaataaaaaattcaaaaaaaattgaattagaATAGATAATAAACTCATTTCAATCTTAGGTATTTAGAATTTAAAGTTATTGGTTTATAAAaacataattaaaaaaatcatttattcaCGATTACCTATGTTTTGTTTGGTTTTAGTGTTCTCATCATGATTATTGaactttatatatatatatatattacatttattcattaaatgtaaccaaaatataaatacatataaaaagattttaataaattaatattaatctttttttttttttttttttttttatcatattatattatttatttattttctaattttgaaaggatttgaatttgttctAAATCTTccaaatcttttaataattttgcgGCATTGTAACGAAGTTTATGAAAATTATCGATTGAAACTTCAAATACTTTTGATTTACCATTGGTATCGTTCATTTCCATTAAAATTACAGGATTGAGCACTCTAGATGTAAAACTACTGCTAATGATTACATCAACTCTCCATTTAAAACTTGATAACTGAGGGAATAATAtcttatcattatttgatctTTCTGCTAAATCTTTACTCCTatttattgtaaaaaataaaaaataaaaataaataaaaataaataaaaagtattaataaaattgactGTTATTAATACtctctaattttatttatttaaaactttcaTGATGGGGGGTTctctttataaataaaaataataaataataataataaataataaacttacTGAGTgttataaatatttgttaAATCAGTTATTAAGTTTTGTGGTAATTTAAGATCAGTTATATCAGCGACGaatatttgatttgaaaCTTTCTTCTTTAAGGCAAcctttaaaatataatagaGACCAGTGAAAACGATTGATGATAGATTTGGATCTactttattatcatttgatgataCTGTTAATTTATCATGAATAGATTCtgttatttgatttaatttatcctcttcttctttttttactaaattaATCATTTTGGTTTTCATATATAGAACCAACAATGATAATATATCCTTAATAAATGTTTGTTCAAACTTTTGACAAACTGGTATCATATTCTTTACCTCTGATGGTATATTATAACCTAAATATGAGACTCTTTCTgtcaatttctttattataaacaaataaataaaattaataaaaaaaaataaaaaaaataaaaaaaaaaataaaaaaaaataaaaataaaaaaaaagattttttttttttttttttttttttggtcttCTGATTGTTCCtctgaaatttttttattttttattttttttttattgtttaatttttaatattttcatttttttatttttatttgtagatatctttatttttagaatttttttttttttttttaatcctcCAATAGTTAatctacaaaaaaaaaaaaaaaaaaaaagaaaaaaaaagaattaaactTATAatcttataaaaaaaaaaataaaaaaaaaaagagatatctctattttttttaatcaaaaaaatttaaataaatttagagataatatttaataaataagtaatcttttggtattttattaaaaaaaaaaaaaattttaattatttattttcaatctttttttttttttttttattattttttttatttttattattataaccaATTATATGACTTTTTATTtccatattttaatattattcttttaattcttgattttaaaatattaataaaaatttgataaaaatatttcaagatacgaatattattatttaatacattttgttttatatgTTCAACTTTAATTTCGACAAATATTGGATGTAAACGcataattaatttacataaatataaatttggtTGAAGAAATGCCATTGCAAATA comes from Dictyostelium discoideum AX4 chromosome 2 chromosome, whole genome shotgun sequence and encodes:
- the commd5 gene encoding COMM domain-containing protein 5, which codes for MIPVCQKFEQTFIKDILSLLVLYMKTKMINLVKKEEEDKLNQITESIHDKLTVSSNDNKVDPNLSSIVFTGLYYILKVALKKKVSNQIFVADITDLKLPQNLITDLTNIYNTQSKDLAERSNNDKILFPQLSSFKWRVDVIISSSFTSRVLNPVILMEMNDTNGKSKVFEVSIDNFHKLRYNAAKLLKDLEDLEQIQILSKLENK
- a CDS encoding hypothetical protein (repetitive element), producing the protein MNKCNIYIYIKFNNHDENTKTKQNIGNHNNTTNTNNTSTTSTTKNKSAKIDTPKKQTPTNQLSLNKGLDNQLDIIAPPSITRPLSFLEKNNNTINIKCYFNQPHIREELTSKDDTRIQQIHKNIHKLFEDILSPSAFKIIGATAFVNCNVDKLTSIINLQNQLALNIDKLNYRFDISSNDYAIIKTFIKTYSPKHANDAITNNLTKFTSCTSIESFTVTYSYAVAFKSYIITYHLIDHTHNIVDQKIEQPSGITRYIKAATRSVTKHKIQHAKNADMATTIKNAITNPNMNKNNQPPKNNINTPPINEIANSNRNKNSLQNSGSKAILNESLDINNQSQNNNEISHKRFTENPNNQHNSYQKAVDTLQLLISKLPPRPTISILTELNSSPLQLKHDFPDHIISVTKRGNGVIIINHNPNTLKLKHISTIDGRAILADVIFPNQLPIDDIIQSYTYQHHLIDQGEFKNTPTHTHGNRLDRIYTQYNRIDPENIYTQVHQIPSSLSDHNPISTTISSPFQINKHKKRWILSPGTANDHEAINIINHLITNHNNTSINQFTNWSKVKSKIIKTLKNYQYNKDKQTQRAKQILLEKAAKFKHLEEQCIAEYNIICNKNKLHQNHTNILKKHINGEIPSKYLSAILNKRSKDAKIESIQYGNIITSDPDQIENAFVEFYTNLYSLQICCPITHQLMLNTWPIIKNEYWNGLDSPFIQDEVEAAIKTCNPNKSPGPDGVTNAFYINHLNQVKPILTTLFNDILENPHHITTEFTEGLIHTIYKKGNPLLISNRRPITLLNTDYKILSKVINARLLRILPFIINNNQTGFVPHRFIIDNIININELINYLKSKNLPGIITLFDFFKAFDSISHDSIKRTLIHIGIPIKLINLIHKLLSDSQAKISINGKTTRKFDIKRGVKQGDPISATLFVIVIEILARTINADNSIIGLPISPNPQIKIKFTQFADDSTTYNINYEQQQQSIKHFDNFCASTSSSLNFDKSAIIEINPHKITDKHIINNIPQSKRIPITKKDQSERVLGYFFNHNGLHRKLPETMKTLIKSLVLWKTSGTTLKTKTTIINTYSLSPITYLSYLEEFTKDEEIQINKLISWFMNSPANSESPTLNTNSIENNTSTIHSRAKIPLMCYDRSLKPLKEGGWGMWNIQLRQVAQKIWIYNRFLQMHKSANNSIYMISWMDQIINKSISSPYLIKIKKEWENYATQIGHLKDKVQILQPILTKNQPSQTLNTNNISLPPTLKEIYSTILNNHQCKSKDYIGKKYSDLLLTSHQQSIQLLWKYTYDQLFVKIQKLKDPKGRDTMQRFHARCLPINHLHNKVCPICNNEMNNDPYGHLFFNCQRTINFINHDKLKYFIYKNCNGNKNWSLTKNQTTKLYTLIYKPQTNNKAFKPDPTININFHFAENAQYKKYRFNWNYINTNLDLVRTHAYWNIISLVIHQIWIWLCKSLFDINITQSIDNWNNQINNTTLDYDILKSKWHKLIRLEYSRTLSNFNQYSIKNNLTKTQKETQWSETIKKFKKEWSINTNEPIPTITPPINY